One Streptosporangium sp. NBC_01495 DNA window includes the following coding sequences:
- a CDS encoding phosphotransferase family protein — protein MRPQWDDLPSNVRDAVEQRIGQVLKADPVTKGLMPGLAARLHTEDGGTVFLKAVSIASPAASLYARERQAGAVLPLGLPAPHLLWNGEVEGWIVLLHEYVDGRDADLSPGSPDVPLVLDILTVLNEALTPCPGRGDVPDVAANVAMLQAKAARLLALPAEELPHRAMYETALGKLSPDALDGDTLLHYDLHAGNFRIDDGRAYAIDWAFAVRGAAWVDAVMLAPRFIEAGHTPEQTEALLVRVPAWRSAPANAVTALAALWTLFRLYKARFGPVEGRDFRARAAEAGRAWLHHRMGERGPFQTVITTPAKAIPTWPPYSAKPSSARPGPPPASANATGGSPAGSVNAKPSSRSPAPC, from the coding sequence GTGAGACCACAGTGGGACGACCTCCCCAGCAACGTGCGCGACGCCGTCGAGCAGCGGATCGGCCAGGTCCTCAAGGCCGACCCGGTGACCAAGGGGCTCATGCCCGGCCTCGCCGCCCGGCTGCACACCGAGGACGGCGGAACCGTTTTCCTCAAGGCCGTCTCCATCGCCAGTCCGGCCGCGTCGCTGTACGCGCGGGAGCGACAGGCGGGTGCCGTCCTGCCGCTCGGCCTGCCCGCGCCCCACCTGCTGTGGAACGGTGAGGTGGAGGGATGGATCGTGCTGCTCCACGAGTACGTCGACGGCCGGGACGCCGACCTGTCGCCCGGTTCGCCGGACGTGCCGCTCGTACTGGACATCCTGACCGTCCTGAACGAGGCGCTCACCCCGTGCCCAGGCCGTGGCGATGTTCCGGACGTCGCCGCGAACGTCGCGATGCTCCAGGCCAAGGCCGCGCGGCTGCTCGCTCTTCCCGCCGAGGAACTGCCGCACCGGGCCATGTACGAGACGGCGCTCGGCAAGCTCAGCCCCGATGCGCTGGACGGCGACACCCTCCTCCACTACGACCTGCACGCCGGTAACTTCCGGATCGATGACGGCAGGGCATATGCCATCGACTGGGCGTTCGCGGTGCGCGGTGCCGCGTGGGTGGACGCTGTCATGCTCGCCCCCCGTTTCATCGAGGCGGGCCACACCCCGGAGCAGACCGAGGCGCTCCTCGTCCGAGTACCGGCGTGGCGGTCCGCACCCGCGAACGCCGTTACCGCTCTGGCTGCGCTGTGGACGCTGTTCCGTCTCTACAAGGCCCGGTTCGGCCCTGTGGAAGGACGCGATTTCCGTGCGCGAGCCGCCGAGGCAGGGCGAGCATGGCTGCACCACCGCATGGGCGAGCGGGGGCCATTTCAGACCGTCATAACCACACCGGCAAAGGCAATCCCTACCTGGCCGCCGTACTCGGCGAAGCCGTCATCGGCGCGTCCAGGACCCCCACCCGCATCGGCGAACGCTACCGGCGGCTCTCCCGCCGGATCGGTAAACGCAAAGCCATCGTCGCGGTCTCCCGCACCCTGCTGA
- a CDS encoding dienelactone hydrolase family protein: MTTITTRTVEYPADGLTMIGHLALPVGVDRRPAVLVGPEGPGLSDVERRRADALAELGYVALAFDIHGGRWFTDPEEMLARCMPLLADPDRMRGIGHAALDVLRAEPRTDPDRIAAVGYGTGGAIGLELGRDGVNLRAIGTVNALITGRPGEAARIRCPVWAGVGSEDPIMPPAQRDAFTAEMQAAGVDWRLVVYGGALHAFHHPPVDQTVLPGVGYHPRHAQRAWRDVVDLLAECLPVTE; the protein is encoded by the coding sequence ATGACGACGATCACAACGCGCACGGTCGAGTACCCGGCCGACGGCTTAACAATGATCGGGCACCTCGCGCTCCCGGTCGGTGTCGACCGCCGGCCCGCGGTCCTGGTCGGGCCCGAGGGGCCGGGGCTCAGCGACGTCGAGCGCCGCCGAGCCGATGCGCTCGCCGAGCTGGGATACGTGGCGCTGGCCTTCGACATCCACGGCGGGCGCTGGTTCACCGACCCCGAGGAGATGCTGGCCCGTTGCATGCCGCTGCTCGCCGACCCCGACCGGATGCGGGGCATCGGCCACGCGGCGCTCGACGTGTTGCGAGCCGAACCGCGGACCGACCCCGACCGGATCGCTGCCGTCGGCTACGGCACCGGGGGCGCCATCGGGCTGGAACTCGGGCGCGACGGCGTCAACCTGCGCGCGATCGGGACAGTCAACGCACTGATCACGGGCCGACCGGGCGAGGCGGCGCGCATTCGCTGCCCGGTGTGGGCCGGGGTCGGGTCGGAAGACCCGATCATGCCGCCCGCGCAACGGGACGCGTTCACCGCCGAGATGCAGGCCGCGGGCGTCGACTGGCGCCTCGTGGTCTACGGCGGTGCCTTGCACGCCTTCCACCACCCGCCGGTCGACCAGACCGTGCTCCCCGGCGTCGGCTACCACCCACGGCACGCGCAGCGAGCCTGGCGCGACGTCGTCGACCTGCTCGCCGAGTGCCTGCCCGTGACGGAGTGA
- a CDS encoding calcium-binding protein — translation MRRHIAALALTIAGLAGMVSLSAPAQAAAPIAVTVSLGGLSVTGTTGSDLITLAEGGSGVIKVTGAGVTSSDTDCQPISGGVSCKNAGTIMVNMRQGDDIVNNDTVNRFTEIFGSAGNDTLWGGSGRDVLVGGTGDDFLNGRGGNDTTDGGANIDTCTGEIEENCEL, via the coding sequence ATGCGTCGTCACATCGCCGCCCTCGCGCTCACCATCGCCGGTTTGGCCGGCATGGTGTCCCTGTCCGCTCCCGCCCAGGCGGCCGCGCCGATCGCCGTGACCGTGAGCCTCGGCGGCCTGTCGGTCACCGGCACGACCGGATCCGACCTGATCACCCTGGCCGAGGGCGGTAGCGGCGTCATCAAGGTGACCGGGGCGGGCGTCACCTCCAGCGACACCGACTGCCAGCCGATCTCCGGCGGGGTCAGCTGCAAGAACGCCGGCACGATCATGGTCAACATGCGCCAGGGCGACGACATCGTCAACAACGACACCGTCAACCGGTTCACCGAGATCTTCGGCTCGGCCGGCAACGACACCCTCTGGGGCGGCAGCGGCCGCGACGTCCTCGTCGGCGGCACCGGCGACGACTTCCTGAACGGCCGTGGCGGCAACGACACGACCGACGGCGGCGCCAACATCGACACCTGCACCGGCGAGATCGAGGAGAACTGCGAGCTCTGA
- a CDS encoding HAAS signaling domain-containing protein: MSTNTLTERYVHEVVRRIPADQRDEIAMELRATIVDTVEARDTTDPKSAEREVLTEMGDPIRLAARYADRPLSLIGPELYPTYTRLLVILLATVLPLFVAASVVIDVLDGNDLGSVIGGGVGALLTVGAQMIAWLTVMFALVERFRRRNGAVASIPTWTPDDLPDVQRPDKPVAKAYAAAVWEMLLIGLIVWQHIAEPYRADGVRLQALDPGLWSGWIWPILVGLAGLTVLNLIRAAREWTITLAAWHAVATALFALPLAWILYRHQFFNPDFLTALDGVLWVPDAFYTVTILGVLAVSVSEVFKRFRETRR; the protein is encoded by the coding sequence ATGAGCACGAACACGCTGACCGAGCGCTACGTGCACGAGGTCGTCCGGCGGATCCCGGCCGACCAGCGCGACGAGATCGCCATGGAACTGCGCGCCACGATCGTCGACACCGTCGAGGCGCGCGACACGACCGACCCGAAGTCGGCGGAGCGCGAGGTGCTCACCGAGATGGGTGACCCGATCCGGCTCGCCGCCCGTTACGCGGACCGGCCGCTCTCGCTGATCGGGCCCGAGCTCTACCCGACGTACACGCGACTGCTGGTGATCCTGCTCGCCACCGTGCTGCCGTTGTTCGTCGCCGCGAGCGTGGTGATCGACGTCCTCGACGGCAACGACCTCGGCTCGGTGATCGGCGGCGGCGTCGGCGCGCTGCTCACCGTCGGCGCCCAGATGATCGCCTGGCTCACCGTGATGTTCGCCCTGGTCGAGCGGTTCCGGCGCCGTAACGGCGCTGTCGCCAGCATCCCCACCTGGACCCCCGACGACCTGCCCGATGTCCAACGCCCGGACAAGCCCGTCGCCAAGGCCTACGCCGCGGCGGTGTGGGAGATGCTACTGATCGGGCTGATCGTCTGGCAGCACATCGCGGAGCCCTACCGGGCCGACGGTGTCCGGCTGCAGGCGCTCGACCCGGGGCTGTGGTCGGGCTGGATCTGGCCGATCCTCGTGGGCCTCGCCGGCCTGACGGTGCTCAACCTGATCCGGGCCGCGCGCGAATGGACCATCACCCTGGCCGCCTGGCACGCGGTCGCCACGGCGTTGTTCGCGCTGCCCCTGGCCTGGATCCTCTACCGCCACCAGTTCTTCAACCCGGACTTCCTGACGGCGCTCGACGGAGTCCTGTGGGTGCCGGACGCGTTCTACACCGTCACCATCCTTGGCGTGCTCGCCGTAAGCGTGAGCGAGGTGTTCAAGCGCTTCCGCGAGACGCGCCGGTGA
- a CDS encoding PadR family transcriptional regulator: protein MTSEALILSQAQELRRGTVVLACLALLQKPQYGYALLETLNDAGVTVDGNTLYPLLRRLEKQGLLTSEWNTSESRPRKFYRVSPEGSQVRAVLVREWQDLVASISRLTKES from the coding sequence GTGACCTCAGAAGCCCTGATCCTCAGCCAGGCCCAGGAGCTGCGGCGCGGCACGGTGGTGCTGGCCTGCCTGGCACTGCTCCAGAAGCCGCAGTACGGCTATGCGCTCCTTGAGACGCTCAACGACGCCGGAGTCACCGTCGACGGCAACACCCTCTATCCGTTACTACGCCGGCTGGAGAAGCAGGGTCTGCTCACCAGCGAGTGGAACACCAGCGAGTCCCGACCACGGAAGTTCTACCGGGTCAGCCCCGAGGGCTCCCAGGTGCGCGCCGTTCTGGTGCGCGAGTGGCAGGACCTCGTTGCCTCGATCTCACGACTGACCAAGGAGAGCTGA
- a CDS encoding MerR family transcriptional regulator, with the protein MAWSIAQVARMSGVTSRTLRHYDEIGLLTPAWVGGNGYRHYEEDQLLRLQQILVLRELDLGLAEIREIVDRHTDPVAALREHHRRLLGERDRLDAVARVVARTITELQENEGKGDMSKISRPENLFEGFDGARYGAEARERWPGHWERSGQQELLDTVTPQEIERMGQEATAGMIRMAELMATGTPADDPAVFAELDVHHRQMTRFWTPTATEYAHLGQMQVDDERFRANYERIAEGLAAYMRDAMAAYAHARLS; encoded by the coding sequence ATGGCGTGGTCGATCGCACAGGTGGCGCGGATGTCCGGGGTGACGTCGAGGACCCTGCGGCACTACGACGAGATCGGGCTGCTGACACCTGCCTGGGTCGGTGGGAACGGTTACCGCCACTACGAGGAGGACCAGCTGCTGCGGCTGCAGCAGATCCTGGTACTGCGGGAGCTCGACCTCGGTCTCGCCGAGATCAGGGAGATCGTCGACCGGCACACCGACCCGGTGGCGGCACTGCGCGAGCACCACCGGCGGCTGCTGGGCGAGCGCGACCGGCTGGACGCGGTGGCCCGCGTGGTGGCCCGCACCATCACCGAACTTCAGGAGAACGAAGGGAAGGGTGACATGTCCAAAATCAGCAGGCCGGAGAACCTGTTCGAGGGGTTCGACGGGGCGCGGTACGGCGCGGAGGCCCGCGAGCGGTGGCCGGGACACTGGGAGCGGTCCGGGCAGCAGGAGCTCCTGGACACCGTGACTCCGCAGGAGATCGAGCGCATGGGGCAGGAGGCGACGGCGGGAATGATCCGGATGGCCGAGCTCATGGCCACCGGCACCCCGGCCGACGACCCCGCGGTCTTCGCCGAGCTCGACGTCCACCACCGGCAGATGACCCGATTCTGGACGCCGACCGCGACGGAGTACGCGCACCTGGGCCAGATGCAGGTCGACGACGAGCGGTTCAGGGCGAACTACGAGCGGATCGCCGAGGGCCTGGCCGCGTACATGCGCGACGCCATGGCCGCGTACGCGCACGCCCGGTTGAGCTGA
- a CDS encoding YybH family protein: MMRQLAERPEDVPAVFAERFNRGDAEAVAEIYESGAVFVPESGAPLTGQQLDAANGHFLDLGLPITVRPRQVYTAGDLALLVVDWVIDGTDRDGWPVHIQGTATDVARRGQDGYWRYAIDNPFGVRTETDGQGDH, encoded by the coding sequence ATGATGCGACAGCTTGCCGAACGTCCCGAGGACGTGCCCGCGGTCTTCGCCGAGCGGTTCAACCGCGGTGACGCGGAGGCCGTGGCGGAAATCTACGAGAGCGGGGCGGTGTTCGTCCCGGAGTCGGGCGCGCCACTGACCGGGCAGCAGCTCGACGCCGCCAACGGCCACTTCCTGGACCTGGGACTGCCGATCACCGTCCGGCCACGGCAAGTTTATACCGCGGGTGACCTCGCCCTGCTGGTCGTCGACTGGGTCATCGACGGCACGGACCGCGACGGCTGGCCCGTGCACATCCAGGGAACCGCCACCGACGTCGCCCGACGCGGGCAGGACGGGTACTGGAGGTACGCCATCGACAACCCCTTCGGCGTACGGACGGAAACCGACGGTCAGGGGGACCATTGA
- a CDS encoding winged helix-turn-helix transcriptional regulator has translation MAHQTVGHPGLPDDPRADVTEPTPSCPVEITLAALHGRWTTLLVRELLRGDHTFSELRQALPALSDKVLSDRLAHLTEAGVLDRHRRPGWPPRVRYSLTPYGRDLGPVLQALWDWGAQHGTSPQAETR, from the coding sequence GTGGCTCACCAAACGGTTGGTCATCCGGGCCTGCCCGACGACCCTCGCGCGGACGTCACCGAACCCACCCCGTCATGTCCGGTGGAGATCACCCTGGCGGCCCTGCACGGGCGCTGGACGACCCTGCTCGTCCGTGAACTGCTGCGGGGCGACCATACGTTCAGCGAGCTTCGCCAGGCACTGCCCGCACTGTCGGACAAGGTGCTGTCCGATCGGCTGGCGCATCTGACCGAGGCCGGTGTGCTCGATCGCCACCGCCGGCCCGGCTGGCCGCCCCGGGTGCGTTACAGCCTCACCCCTTACGGGCGTGACCTCGGCCCCGTCCTCCAGGCGCTGTGGGACTGGGGCGCGCAGCACGGGACGTCCCCGCAGGCCGAGACCCGGTAG